One part of the Methylobacterium terrae genome encodes these proteins:
- a CDS encoding YiaA/YiaB family inner membrane protein, protein MTAQTTQHTSAWVAFTYASFIGAATMVAGGILFLPLDLWTKGYLAMGVTMLVQSCITLVKTVRDVHEGKRLVNRIEDARAERLLMEMGKE, encoded by the coding sequence ATGACCGCGCAGACCACGCAGCATACCTCCGCCTGGGTGGCGTTCACCTACGCCTCCTTCATCGGCGCCGCCACCATGGTGGCGGGCGGCATCCTGTTCCTGCCCCTCGACCTCTGGACCAAGGGCTACCTCGCCATGGGCGTGACGATGCTGGTCCAGTCCTGCATCACCCTGGTCAAGACCGTGCGCGACGTCCACGAGGGCAAGCGCCTCGTCAACCGCATCGAGGATGCCCGGGCCGAGCGCCTGCTGATGGAGATGGGCAAGGAATAG
- a CDS encoding PspA/IM30 family protein, with the protein MLNLLSTLVRGAAARAAEDLHDQHAFLILEQQMRDAAAALDDSRRTLARAVAQEAADAKAQGALAGRIADLETRAVAALAGGREDLAAEAAEAIAEMEAEAQALEATRAAYAAEVAALRRAVRQGTRQLAELERGQRIARAAEAVRRLRARRGVGTGSPAALAEAQATLRRLREAQAADAASDEALAIIEGATPASLCERLEEAGFGPRARPSAGRVMERLRAKAETAADAA; encoded by the coding sequence ATGCTCAACCTCCTCTCCACCCTCGTCCGGGGTGCGGCCGCCCGCGCCGCCGAGGACCTGCACGACCAGCACGCCTTCCTGATCCTGGAGCAGCAGATGCGCGACGCGGCCGCCGCGCTCGACGACAGCCGCCGCACCCTGGCGCGCGCCGTCGCGCAGGAGGCCGCCGACGCCAAGGCACAAGGGGCGCTCGCGGGACGGATCGCCGATCTCGAGACCCGCGCCGTCGCGGCGCTCGCCGGCGGGCGCGAGGACCTGGCGGCCGAGGCCGCCGAGGCGATCGCCGAGATGGAGGCGGAGGCGCAAGCGCTCGAGGCCACCCGTGCGGCCTACGCGGCGGAGGTCGCGGCCCTGCGCCGGGCGGTGCGGCAGGGCACCCGCCAGCTCGCCGAGCTGGAGCGCGGCCAGCGGATCGCGCGCGCTGCGGAAGCGGTGCGCCGCCTGCGGGCCCGGCGCGGCGTGGGCACCGGGAGCCCGGCGGCGCTCGCCGAGGCGCAGGCCACCCTGCGGCGCCTGCGCGAGGCGCAGGCCGCCGACGCCGCCTCCGACGAGGCGCTGGCGATCATCGAGGGGGCGACGCCCGCATCCCTGTGCGAGCGCCTGGAGGAGGCCGGCTTCGGCCCGCGCGCGCGGCCGAGCGCCGGCCGCGTGATGGAGCGCCTGCGCGCCAAGGCCGAGACCGCGGCCGACGCCGCCTGA
- a CDS encoding TetR/AcrR family transcriptional regulator, with amino-acid sequence MRNDERRERLREALLDAAERTIAGSGLSALKARDLAKDVGCALGAIYTAFPDLDALILAVNLRTLALFDRVIATVPLPTAPDGPATPAQKDAAVATLVRLAVAYLHFAAENPARWRALFQHRVTDALPDWYLVEQVRLFRYIEAPLRVLRPDLGEHDRALLARSLFSATHGLVSLGLDEKLMVLSEPVLRGQIEIVVGALGRGLAE; translated from the coding sequence ATGCGCAACGATGAGCGGCGGGAGCGCCTGCGGGAAGCCCTGCTCGACGCGGCCGAGCGCACGATCGCGGGGAGCGGCCTGTCGGCGCTGAAGGCCCGCGATCTCGCGAAGGACGTCGGCTGCGCGCTCGGCGCGATCTACACGGCGTTTCCCGACCTCGACGCGCTGATCCTGGCGGTGAACCTGCGCACGCTCGCCCTGTTCGACCGCGTCATCGCCACGGTCCCGCTCCCGACGGCGCCCGACGGCCCCGCGACCCCGGCCCAGAAGGACGCAGCGGTGGCGACGCTCGTGCGGCTGGCGGTGGCCTACCTGCACTTCGCCGCCGAGAACCCGGCGCGCTGGCGCGCCCTGTTCCAGCACCGGGTCACGGACGCGCTGCCCGATTGGTACCTCGTCGAGCAGGTGCGGCTGTTCCGCTACATCGAGGCGCCGCTGCGGGTCCTGCGCCCGGATCTCGGCGAGCATGACCGCGCCCTCCTCGCCCGCTCGCTGTTCTCCGCCACCCACGGCCTCGTCAGCCTCGGCCTCGACGAGAAGCTGATGGTGCTGAGCGAACCGGTCCTGCGCGGGCAGATCGAGATCGTGGTGGGGGCGTTGGGGCGGGGGTTGGCGGAGTGA
- a CDS encoding MarR family winged helix-turn-helix transcriptional regulator, translating into MAAVEQALAVDAPRRAAKRLRPPGAKSVGWALMQAARLHRGRIGDRLAELDLFAGQEQVVQALAAAGTMTMGDLAATLRVRPPTASKTITRLAAMGVVERRTEAGDGRIVRVRLTEAGLAKAAAIEGLWDEVEAEMLEGFDNKERRRLRKLLRRAARNLAEAAGLEAHDSDAEAEDDLEAGLDGDASRDMD; encoded by the coding sequence ATGGCAGCGGTCGAGCAGGCTTTGGCCGTGGACGCGCCGCGCCGGGCGGCCAAGCGCCTCCGGCCCCCCGGCGCCAAGAGCGTCGGCTGGGCCCTGATGCAGGCGGCGCGCCTCCATCGCGGCCGCATCGGCGACCGCCTGGCGGAGCTCGACCTCTTCGCCGGCCAGGAGCAGGTGGTGCAGGCCCTGGCCGCCGCCGGCACCATGACGATGGGCGACCTCGCCGCCACCCTGCGGGTGCGCCCGCCCACCGCCTCGAAGACCATCACGCGGCTCGCCGCCATGGGGGTGGTCGAGCGCCGGACCGAGGCCGGGGACGGCCGCATCGTCCGGGTGCGCCTGACCGAGGCGGGCCTGGCCAAGGCCGCGGCGATCGAGGGCCTGTGGGACGAGGTCGAGGCCGAGATGCTGGAGGGCTTCGACAACAAGGAGCGCCGGCGCCTGCGCAAGCTCCTGCGCCGCGCCGCCCGCAACCTCGCCGAGGCCGCCGGGCTCGAGGCGCACGATTCCGACGCCGAGGCCGAGGACGACCTCGAGGCCGGGCTCGACGGAGATGCGAGCCGGGACATGGACTGA
- a CDS encoding creatininase family protein, which yields MPARPWGDLTTEECRGGALSGTVAVLPVAAVEQHGPHLPLSTDVVIAEGYLARLIDLVPDDLDVRVLPVQAVGLSPEHADFPGTLTLTPETALRAWGEIGDGVARAGCPRLVIVSSHGGNSALVDLVALGLRGRHGMVAVTTAWGRFGTPPGLFPDDEVRHGIHGGGIETALMLALRPDLVRRGAIEDFVPATRQIARDYTHLRAGRPAAFAWHAQDLNPAGAIGDARLGSVEAGRALLDHGARAFVELLGEVARFTLPEPVSRRAE from the coding sequence ATGCCGGCCCGGCCCTGGGGCGACCTGACCACCGAGGAGTGCCGCGGCGGCGCCCTGTCGGGCACCGTGGCGGTGCTGCCGGTCGCGGCGGTCGAGCAGCACGGCCCCCACCTGCCGCTCTCGACCGACGTCGTCATCGCCGAGGGCTACCTCGCCCGGCTCATCGACCTCGTCCCCGACGACCTCGACGTGCGGGTCCTGCCGGTGCAGGCCGTCGGCCTGTCGCCCGAGCACGCCGATTTCCCCGGGACGCTGACGCTCACCCCCGAGACGGCGCTGAGGGCCTGGGGCGAGATCGGCGACGGGGTGGCGCGGGCGGGCTGCCCGCGGCTCGTCATCGTGTCCTCGCACGGCGGCAACAGCGCGCTCGTCGACCTCGTGGCCTTAGGCTTGCGCGGCCGGCACGGGATGGTGGCGGTCACCACCGCCTGGGGCCGGTTCGGCACGCCGCCGGGGCTGTTCCCGGACGACGAGGTGCGCCACGGCATCCATGGCGGCGGGATCGAGACGGCGTTGATGCTGGCGCTCCGGCCCGACCTGGTGCGGCGCGGGGCGATCGAGGACTTCGTGCCGGCGACCCGGCAGATCGCGCGCGACTACACCCACCTGCGGGCCGGGCGCCCGGCCGCCTTCGCCTGGCACGCCCAGGACCTGAACCCGGCCGGCGCCATCGGCGACGCGCGCCTCGGCAGCGTCGAGGCCGGGCGCGCCCTCCTCGACCACGGCGCCCGCGCCTTCGTCGAACTGCTCGGCGAGGTCGCCCGCTTCACTCTTCCCGAGCCGGTCTCGCGCCGGGCGGAGTGA
- a CDS encoding CobW family GTP-binding protein, whose translation MSDKIPVTVLTGYLGAGKTTLLNRILTEPHGKRYAVIVNEFGEIGIDNDLVVGADEEVFEMNNGCICCTVRGDLIRIMDGLMKRKGKFDAIIVETTGLADPAPVAQTFFVDQDVGEAATLDAVVTVADAKWLSERLKDAPEAKNQVAFADVILLNKSDLVDEAGLDSVERQIRAINPSAEIHRTQHCAVPLATVLDRKAFDLSRIIEVEPDFLEEGHHHHHSDEIQSISARIPGAVDPNKFMPWISDLTQVQGPDILRCKGIVSFPDEPRRFVFQGVHMILDGDLQDEWKPGDPRESRVVFIGRHLDPEAIRRGFEACRA comes from the coding sequence ATGTCCGACAAGATCCCCGTCACAGTGCTCACCGGCTATCTCGGCGCCGGCAAGACCACGCTCCTCAACCGCATCCTCACCGAGCCGCACGGCAAGCGCTACGCCGTGATCGTCAACGAGTTCGGCGAGATCGGCATCGACAACGACCTCGTGGTCGGCGCCGACGAGGAAGTGTTCGAGATGAACAACGGCTGCATCTGCTGCACCGTGCGCGGCGACCTGATCCGCATCATGGACGGGCTGATGAAGCGCAAGGGCAAGTTCGACGCGATCATCGTCGAGACCACCGGCCTCGCCGACCCAGCCCCGGTCGCCCAGACCTTCTTCGTCGACCAGGATGTCGGCGAGGCCGCCACCCTCGACGCCGTGGTGACGGTGGCGGACGCCAAGTGGCTGTCCGAGCGCCTGAAGGACGCCCCCGAGGCCAAGAACCAGGTCGCCTTCGCGGACGTGATCCTGCTCAACAAGTCCGACCTCGTCGACGAGGCCGGCCTGGACAGCGTCGAGCGTCAGATCCGCGCGATCAACCCGTCGGCCGAGATCCACCGCACCCAGCACTGCGCGGTGCCGCTCGCGACGGTCCTCGACCGCAAGGCCTTCGACCTCTCCCGCATCATCGAGGTCGAGCCCGATTTCCTCGAGGAGGGCCACCATCACCACCATTCCGACGAGATCCAGTCGATCTCGGCGCGGATTCCCGGCGCGGTCGATCCCAACAAGTTCATGCCGTGGATCTCCGACCTGACCCAGGTCCAGGGGCCGGACATCCTGCGCTGCAAGGGCATCGTCAGCTTCCCCGACGAGCCGCGCCGCTTCGTCTTCCAGGGCGTCCACATGATCCTCGACGGCGACCTGCAGGACGAGTGGAAGCCGGGCGACCCGCGGGAATCCCGCGTCGTCTTCATCGGCCGCCACCTCGACCCGGAGGCGATCCGCCGGGGCTTCGAGGCCTGCCGCGCCTGA
- a CDS encoding D-amino acid dehydrogenase, protein MSGQTTSFDLIVLGAGVVGTATAYWAAKAGLSVCVIDRQGGAGLETSYANGGQISVSHAEPWANPGAPLKVMKWLFDARAPLLFTPRLDRHQWSWIAGFLRNCTPERARRNTVEIVRLGAYSRAKLQEIRAAENLAYAEKTLGILHFYRDTKEFEAAKPVAELMRQHGCERRVVSRDEVLALEPAFANAIDDVVGATYTAEDESGDARAFTQALAARTAAMGATFLYGSEATRLLLSPNGDRIAGVEAMVAGGHQRLTAPNVVVSLGAWSAPFLRRYGVNLAIYPAKGYSVSIPIEGHNGAPQVSLTDDEYKLVYSNLGTHLRVAGTAELSGYTRHLDAARVAAILENARRTFPNAGNFAAATAWSGLRPTTPSNVPYLGRTRIRGLVLNTGHGTLGWTMAAGSGRIAADLVTERETEIPAPLAA, encoded by the coding sequence GTGTCGGGACAGACAACCTCCTTCGACCTCATCGTGCTCGGTGCCGGCGTCGTCGGCACCGCCACCGCCTACTGGGCCGCGAAGGCCGGCCTGTCGGTCTGCGTGATCGACCGCCAGGGCGGCGCAGGCCTCGAGACCAGCTACGCCAATGGCGGCCAGATCTCGGTGAGCCACGCCGAGCCCTGGGCCAACCCAGGCGCGCCGCTCAAGGTGATGAAGTGGCTGTTCGACGCGCGTGCGCCGCTGCTCTTCACCCCCCGCCTCGACCGGCACCAATGGTCGTGGATCGCCGGCTTCCTGCGCAACTGCACGCCCGAGCGGGCGCGCCGCAACACCGTCGAGATCGTGCGGCTCGGCGCCTACAGCCGCGCCAAGCTCCAGGAGATCCGCGCCGCCGAGAACCTGGCTTACGCCGAGAAGACCCTCGGCATCCTGCATTTCTACCGCGACACCAAGGAGTTCGAGGCGGCCAAGCCCGTCGCCGAGCTGATGCGCCAGCACGGCTGCGAGCGCCGGGTGGTCTCCCGCGACGAGGTGCTGGCGCTCGAGCCGGCCTTCGCGAACGCCATCGACGACGTGGTCGGCGCCACCTACACGGCGGAGGACGAGAGCGGCGACGCCCGCGCCTTCACCCAGGCGCTCGCCGCACGTACCGCCGCGATGGGCGCGACCTTCCTGTACGGCTCCGAGGCGACGCGGCTGCTGCTCTCCCCGAACGGCGACCGGATCGCCGGCGTCGAGGCGATGGTGGCCGGCGGTCACCAGCGGCTCACCGCCCCGAACGTCGTCGTGTCGCTCGGCGCGTGGTCGGCGCCGTTCCTGCGCCGCTACGGCGTCAACCTGGCGATCTACCCGGCCAAGGGCTACTCGGTCTCGATCCCGATCGAGGGCCACAACGGCGCGCCGCAGGTCAGCCTGACCGACGACGAGTACAAGCTGGTCTACTCGAACCTCGGCACCCACCTGCGGGTCGCCGGCACGGCCGAATTGTCGGGCTACACCCGCCACCTCGACGCCGCGCGGGTCGCGGCGATCCTGGAGAACGCCCGGCGCACCTTCCCCAACGCCGGCAACTTCGCCGCCGCTACCGCCTGGAGCGGCCTGCGCCCGACCACGCCCTCGAACGTGCCCTATCTCGGCCGCACCCGCATCCGCGGCCTCGTGCTCAATACCGGCCACGGCACGCTCGGCTGGACCATGGCGGCGGGCTCCGGCCGCATCGCCGCCGACCTCGTGACCGAGCGCGAGACCGAGATCCCGGCGCCGCTGGCGGCGTGA